The Siansivirga zeaxanthinifaciens CC-SAMT-1 region AACTACATCTAAACTAAAAAGCTTATTGTTTATTTCCCAAGATGAAGACACTTTACCGTAAGGTGAATTGGTGCTTGCTGAAGCTGACTTTAAAGGCATATTGGGCATTGGGGCAATTCTTATTTTTTTATACCCTGGCTCCAGCGGTGCAAGACCTGCAATACGCTCGTACATCCATTGCCCCACGGCTCCATAGGCATAATGGTTTAAACTATTCATGCTTCCAGGATTATAGCCTTCGGTTTTGCTATAACTATCCCAACGCTCCCACATGGTTGTGGCTCCTTGATTTATGGAGTAAAACCAAGAAGGGTAAGTTTCTTTAAAAAGAATTTCATACATTAAATTTATTTCACCCATATCATCTAAGACCTTAGGTAAAATTGGGGTTCCTAAAAAACCTGTTCGTAAATGGTAATCGGCCATTTTTATTTCTTCTAATAAATGCTTTTGGGCTTTTTGTTTAGTCTCTTCTTTTAACAAATTAAAGTATATGGCTAATAGGTAGCCTGTTTGTGTGCCCAATTCATTTTTAATAGCACCATTGGCATCAAAAAATTCGCGTTCAAAAGCAGTGGCAACGTTTTCATATAATTGCTTATAAGTTGTGGCGTCGTCTGGTTTATTTAAGAGTGCAGCAATTTTAGAAATTAAATGGGCACAATGTGCAAAATAAGCGGTACCAATTAGTTCTTTTGATGTATCGCCTTTTTGTCCATCTTTCCCTGAGATTAAAGGAAAAGGTTGCAACCAATCACCAAAAGAATTCATATGAGAAATGTAATCTTTTGCTTGTGTTTCGTGATAAGCAACCCATTTTTTCATCATATCATAATTTTCTTCAAGTACGGTTTTATCACCTGTTACTGTATAAATATCCCATGGTACAATAACAGCCGCATCTCCCCAACCAGAACTGGCTCTTTTATTCTGTAACACATCTGGAATAATAAAAGGCACCAACCCATCATTATGCTCAGATTGTGTTTCTCTCATACTTTGCAACCAAGCCGTCCAAAACGCATGCGCATTTAAATTAAACATAGAGGTTGGAGAAATTACCTGTGCATCGCCTGTCCAGCCTAAACGCTCATCGCGTTGCGGACAATCGGTTGGAATATCGAAAAAATTACTTCGTAAACCCCAGGTAATATTACTTTGCAATTGGTTAAGTTTTTCGTGTGAAGATGTAAAGCTTCCATTAGTTTCAATGTTAGAATATTGTACAAGCCCTTTTACCCAATCTAGAGACGGTACCTTTGATGCATCAAACCCACTTAATTCTAAATATTGAAACCCGTGAAATGTAAATTTTGGTGACCAAGTAATTGTTTTGTCTTCTGCTGCTACATAATAATCGGTTGACAAAGCTGAACGGTAATTAGCGGTATAGAAAGAACCATCTGGAGCTAACATTTCTGAAAAACGAATTTTTAAAGTGTCGCCCTTTTTCATGGGGACATTTACCAAAGGAACACCTAACATATTTTGTTTAAAATTGTAAACCACAGAGGTATCAGTCTTTGTTAGAATTTCGACTGGATTTAGTGTTATGTTATGTGTTACAGTTTTATGTCTTTTTGGTTCTAATTTAATGGCCTCATCTAGTGCTTCAACTTGAACATTTTCCCATTTTTTATCATTAAAATTATTGGTTGTCCAATTGGGCATCTCTAAA contains the following coding sequences:
- a CDS encoding family 78 glycoside hydrolase catalytic domain yields the protein MIFKPLSILIAFVFLVTLSSSAQQLLNPKELVVSEGFKNPIGFYNDQPTFSWKLPISKTVKSQSAYQIVVASNPKLLPNNPDLWNSKKQLSNQSVWINYGGTKLNSRQKVYWQVRYWNQDDEVSAYSEINSFELGLLKNSDWEAQWVGLDTAKDSIKGVRKFLMHRPQYLRKGFELSSEVVSARLYITAKGVFDVHLNGENVSDDVMPPGWTPYNKRIETLTYDVTKFIESGQNTLAVELATGWHAGRISRGTSVYNNFASPKILCQLEIELKDGSKQVIISDQSWRGTTNGPIRLASIYDGETYDANLEMPNWTTNNFNDKKWENVQVEALDEAIKLEPKRHKTVTHNITLNPVEILTKTDTSVVYNFKQNMLGVPLVNVPMKKGDTLKIRFSEMLAPDGSFYTANYRSALSTDYYVAAEDKTITWSPKFTFHGFQYLELSGFDASKVPSLDWVKGLVQYSNIETNGSFTSSHEKLNQLQSNITWGLRSNFFDIPTDCPQRDERLGWTGDAQVISPTSMFNLNAHAFWTAWLQSMRETQSEHNDGLVPFIIPDVLQNKRASSGWGDAAVIVPWDIYTVTGDKTVLEENYDMMKKWVAYHETQAKDYISHMNSFGDWLQPFPLISGKDGQKGDTSKELIGTAYFAHCAHLISKIAALLNKPDDATTYKQLYENVATAFEREFFDANGAIKNELGTQTGYLLAIYFNLLKEETKQKAQKHLLEEIKMADYHLRTGFLGTPILPKVLDDMGEINLMYEILFKETYPSWFYSINQGATTMWERWDSYSKTEGYNPGSMNSLNHYAYGAVGQWMYERIAGLAPLEPGYKKIRIAPMPNMPLKSASASTNSPYGKVSSSWEINNKLFSLDVVVPPNTSAEITIPSGNKIDLKVNGKTFKNNSNLKLINNNQTSILILATPGAYNFQTKL